A stretch of the Papaver somniferum cultivar HN1 chromosome 6, ASM357369v1, whole genome shotgun sequence genome encodes the following:
- the LOC113290759 gene encoding uncharacterized protein LOC113290759 — protein sequence MLNGGPNGFFSVGRGLRQGDPLCPILFVLMEDVLSRNISKLVTEGKISPIVIRNGIHPTHMFFADDVFIFCNGAKKNIMNLMKLLEEYQKISGQVINKSKSKLFVDGTTTASIMQIKEMVQIEVITLPDKYLGVILQSGGVKISTIWPMVEIIQKKLAVSKGKLLSFNDGLENIRWCIGDGQMISIWFDSWIGNSPLIEEVGYNAYVKANINMKVSDLITKGKWCIPEQMKQMISTYTLPEIGIGEDKIIWKREIKGNFTVPNSLDAVWSNAKGKSPFFRECWIIAACATLKDLWFQKNNMLFDQVKPNFQSFKSRIKKTVYERGFTIKNSMWNNDNDNQVILFFNLEIKFQCIKPCFWIPPNGGCVMFCCDGASIGNPGAAGFGVVVRDHLSQVIGVISGGIGIATNYIAEVYAFIDAVELVVEWKLRIIILNSDSKTVISEVAENKIPWFVRMRWLKEVSKIQSISFWHSLREFNFAADTAAKRGTKLAAGHKQILYGRPSFLARIELPNVEYCRFC from the exons ATGCTAAATGGTGGACCTAATGGCTTCTTCTCTGTGGGTAGAGGGTtaagacaaggagaccctctCTGTCCTATACTTTTTGTCCTAATGGAAGATGTCCTGAGTAGAAATATATCCAAATTGGTGACAGAAGGAAAAATCAGTCCAATAGTAATAAGGAATGGGATCCATCCAACCCATatgttctttgcagatgatgtttttaTATTTTGTAATGGAGCAAAGAAGAACATTATGAATTTGATGAAGCTTCTAGAAGAGTACCAGAAAATCTCAGGTCAAGTAATTAACAAAAGCAAAAGCAAGCTCTTTGTAGATGGCACAACTACTGCAAGTATAATGCAAATTAAAGAAATGGTACAAATTGAAGTAATTACTCTACCTGATAAATACTTAGGAGTAATTTTGCAATCTGGTGGAGTCAAAATTTCAACAATTTGGCCAATGGTGGAGATAATACAGAAGAAATTAGCTGTTTCCAAAGGAAAATTGTTGTCATTCAATGATGGATTG GAGAATATTAGATGGTGCATTGGTGATGGACAGATGATATCCATTTGGTTTGATTCATGGATTGGAAATTCACCCTTAATAGAAGAAGTTGGCTACAATGCATATGTTAAAGCTAATATCAACATGAAAGTGTCAGATCTGATTACAAAAGGAAAATGGTGTATACCGGAGCAGATGAAACAAATGATTTCCACCTACACTCTTCCAGAAATTGGTATCGGAGAAGATAAGATAATATGGAAAAGAGAGATAAAGGGTAACTTCACA GTACCAAATTCTCTTGATGCAGTGTGGAGCAATGCAAAAGGAAAGAGTCCTTTTTTCAGAGAATGTTGGATTATTGCTGCCTGTGCAACTCTAAAAGATCTTTGGTTTCAAAAGAACAATATGCTCTTTGATCAAGTCAAACCTAATTTTCAAAGCTTTAAGAGCAGAATCAAGAAAACAGTATATGAAAGAGGTTTCACAATAAAAAACAGCATGTGGAATAATGACAATGATAATCAGGTAATTCTATTCTTTAATCTGGAAATTAAATTTCAATGTATCAAACCTTGCTTCTGGATTCCTCCAAATGGCGGTTGTGTTATGTTTTGCTGTGATGGAGCATCCATTGGCAATCCAGGAGCAGCTGGTTTTGGGGTTGTGGTAAGAGATCACTTGAGTCAAGTCATAGGAGTTATTTCAGGGGGAATTGGCATTGCTACTAACTACATAGCAGAAGTGTATGCATTCATTGATGCAGTTGAATTAGTTGTTGAATGGAAGTTACGGATAATAATTCTTAACTCAGATTCCAAAACAGTTATATCAGAAGTTGCagaaaacaaaattccatggttTGTAAGAATGAGATGGCTAAAGGAAGTAAGTAAAATTCAGTCAATATCATTCTGGCACAGCTTAAGAGAATTTAATTTTGCAGCAGATACAGCTGCAAAAAGAGGCACTAAATTGGCAGCAGGTCATAAGCAAATATTATATGGAAGACCAAGTTTCTTAGCTAGAATAGAATTACCAAATGTTGAATATTGTAGGTTCTGCTAG